ATGAGCCGCAGGAAGGAGGTGAGCAGCGCATCCAGCCGCTCCTCGCTGCTGGTGGCCAGCACCCGGCCACCCGGCAGCCGCGCGTAGTTGGCGAGGATCTTCTCCTTGAGCCCCACGAGCTGCTGGTAGTGCTCGCGCTGCGAGGGCGCCAGATCCTTGAGCAGCGTCTCCACCTGCTGCCGCGCGGCCTCCGTGTCCTGCGCGTCGGGCCCGCGCGAGCGCACCGCCCGTCGGAAGCGCGAGGAGGAGACCGCCCCCACGAGGTACACCCCCTCGACGCCCAGCGCCACCAGCGCGGGCAGTGCCTCGCCGGTGAGCGCCGCCGACGCCCCGGCGGTCAACAAGCCCACCAGGTTGGCGGGCATCAGGAAGGCGGCCTTCAGGAAGTTCGGAGTGCGGGCCACGTCAGTTCTCGCCAGCGAGGCGCCTCGCGGACAGGGGCCTCATGGCCCTCGCGCCTCCGACACGTATTTCAGCGCGCCGAGATCGCGAGTGTCCTCGGCTGGCGGTGCCTTCGCCGTGCGCCTGATCTTCTGGTAGAGCGCCGAGGCGCTCTGGAAGAGCTCGTCATAGGTGACGGGCGCCTCGCCGGAAAGCCCGAAGAAGGCGCGATTGTCCGCCAGTGTCGCCGGGGGAGCGCTGCGGATGGCCTCGGACGGGTCTCCCAGGTAGGGGGCCACCTCGCCGAGCAGCCGCGCCGCGGGCGCCGGATCCTTCGCCACGCTCTGCCCCGCGTCCAGCAGGCCCCGGATGATGCGCCGGAGCGCGTCCGGGTAGCGCGCGGCGTAGTCTCCCCGGGCCACCAGCACCGAGGCCACCAGGTGCGGCGCGTCCGCCGTGGTGGCCAGCACCTGACCGCCTCTGTCCCTCGCGGCCAGCTCCACGTCCCCCCACAGACCCGCCACCGCGTCCGCCCGGCCCTCGCGCAGCGCCCGGCCCGCGTCCAGCGTGGAGGGCAGGTCCACCCACCGCACGTCCGACATGCGCAGGCCCGCGCGCGAGAGCACCCACAGCGCGAAATAGGAGGAGGAGCCCGAGGGGTACACGCCCAGGCGCTTGCCCCGCAGCTGCGCGAGCTCCGTCACGCCCACCGCCGCCAGGGCCTCCTGCCCCCGGCTGCGCCCCACGAGCAACACCGTGCGCGGCGCCGCGTCCCGGAGCGCGGGCAGCCACGCCGCCAGCCGGTCCACCGAGAGCACCGCCAGATCCACCCCGCCATGCTCGGCGCCCACCGAGAGCGCCTGCCGCAGCTCGTCCTCGTTGGCGAAGACGACGGCGCGCGCGTCCATGGCATAGGCCGTCTTGAGCACGCCCTGCGCCGCGCCCGGAGGAGGCGCGGGGTTGTCCAGCGTCGACGCGCCGCCCGTGGCCAGCAGCAGCGCCGCCGCCGAGCCGCGCGCGGTGAAGCCGATGAGGGTGGGCCGCAGCGGCACCGAGGCCAGATCCGCCATGGGCGCCGTCACCCCCGCGGGGAAGTCTCCCGGCGACAGGCGCACGGCGTCCTTGGCGGCCGGGAAGAAGCGCGCCTGGAGCCTGTCCAGGTAGCCCAGGGGCGAGGCCAGCAGCCAGGCGGCCCCCAGGGCGCACAGCACCAGGAACGGAATGAGGCCGGGTCCGCGTCGCAACGCCATCAGAGCGGCCTCCTCCCCCTGGCCACTACTTGATCTCCACCTTCTTGCCGATGGTCTTCTCCGGACCGGCGCTCACGTCGGACACCGGCGCGGGGCTGTCCAGGCCCATCTCCATCTTCATCTGCTTCACGAGGTCCATCGCCTGCAGCGCCTCGGCGTCCTCCTCGATCTGCACGGCCTGGTGGTCCACCGAGTCGAGCGCCATCTGCATGCGCGCCTCGTTGACGGCCGCCTTCTCCTGCACCTTGCGCAGCATCTCGCCGTGCGTCTGGTCGATGCCCGCGACGGTGAAGGACTCCATGGCGTCGGCCACCTTGGACTGCCACTGGGCGCGGCGCGCGTCGCGGATGGCCGTCATGGCCTCCTGCGTCTTGCGCTCCTTCTCGCGCATGAAGGACTTCTTCAGGCTGAGCGACTTCTCGTACGCCTGCTTGGCCGTCGCCAGCTGCTGCTCGTTGCGCTCCAGGGCGCCCTTCTCGATCTGCAGCTTGCTCGCGTACTGGGCCGCCAGGTCATCACGCCCCGCCTGGATGGCCGCCTTCACCTTGGCCGTCAGATCGCGGATGTCCTGCTGGTACTTGGCGTTCTCCTTCTCCAGGAGCGTCAGGTTCGCCCGCACCATGGCGATGGACTCGTTCATCTTCGGCACCTGATCGTTCAGGTCCCGGATGTTCTGCTCGAGGATGAGCTCCGGATCCTCGATGGAGGAGACGAAGAAGCCAGCGAAGCTGCGCATTGCCCTCTTGAACCGTTGCCACATGGCGGGTGTCGACCTCCTCCACTGCGAGTCCTTGGGGGACTACCTTACACCAGCCCACCCAGCTTACCACGCGTGCCCAATCTCCTGCGTTTCTACGCTTCGCGCACGGGGTTCATTGCCAGCGGGCCCTCAGGGCCCTGGTGGGTCCGCCCGGAGTGCGAGCGAACCCGGCCTCGGGGAAGGCGCCGTCAGCGGGCGCGGGCCACGGGGCGGGCACGGGAGGGGGGCCGGGCGCGCGCGGTGAGACGGGCGGAGTGGCGGCGGGCGTTGGCGGCCACGGCGGCGGCGTCCAGGGTGAGCAGTGCCCGGTCCTTGAGAACGAGCCGCCCATCGATGACCACGTGCACCACGTCGGAAGCGCGCGCGGCGTAGACGAGCGGAGAGAGCACGTCGGCCGGGTCGGACGGCAGGGCGTGCAGGCCGGACAGGTCCACCACGGTGACGTCGGCGCGCTTGCCCACCTCCAGCGAGCCCAGCTCGGCCTCCAGGCCCAGGGCCCGGGCACCACCGAGCGTGGCCATCTCCAGGACGCGCTCGGCGGGCATGCCCCGGGGGCCCACCCGGGGATTGTGCAGCAGCGCCGCCAGCCGCATCTCCACGAACATGTCCAGGTTGTTGTTGCACGCGGCGCCGTCCGCGCCGAGGCAGACGGACACGCCCTCGTCGAGCAGCTCCGGCACCAGGGCGATGCCCGAGGCGAGCTTGAGGTTGGAGCCCGGGCAGTGGCACACCACCGTGCCCGTGTCCCGGAGCAGACGGCGCTCGACCTCGGAGAGCCACACACAGTGGGCGAGCGTCAGGTGGGGCCCGGTGAGGCCCACCTCGTGGAACCACTCCACGTTGTCCCGGCCGGTGAGCTGGCGCACCACGTCGCACTCGGTGCGGTTCTCGCTCGCGTGGGTGTGGATGCGCACGCCCTTCTCGCGCGCCAGCCGTCCCACCTCGCGCAGGAGCTTCTCCGTGCAGGACAGGACGAAGCGCGGGGTGAGGGCATAGCGCAGCCGTCCCCCGTGGGTGCCGTGCCAGCGCTCCAGCAGCGCGAGGCTCTCGGCCAGCGAGTCCTCGGTGGACTCGGCGAGGCCCGGGGGCACGTCGGGCGCGTCCATCATCGCCTTGCCGCCGGTGAGCCGGAAGCCGCAGTCCCGGGCGGACTCGAAGACGGCGTCGTAGTGGCGCACCGAGCCCATGTCGAGCGCGGCCGTGGAGCCCGAGCGGATGAGCTCCGCGAAGGTGAGATCCGCCGAGGCGCGCATGGAGTCCGGATCGTGCGCGGCCTCGAAGGGCCAGATGCGCTCGCGCAGCCAGTCGAGCAGCTCCAGCCCATCCGCCCGGTTGCGGAAAAGCGTCTGACAGGCATGCAGGTGGCCGTGGACGAAGCCGGGCAGCACCACCTGGCCCTTCACGTCCAGCACCCGGAGCCCGGTGCCCCGCGGGCGCGGGCCGCGGCCCACGCGGGCGATGCGCCCCTCCTGGATGAGGATGTCGGCCTCCACGAGCACCTCGCGCTCGCGGTTCATCGTCACGACGGTGCCGTTGGTGAGGAGGAGGTCCACGGTCCGAGGGGTATTACCACGGTTCATGCCCGCTCCAGCCATAGACACTCGTGCTCAGCAGGATTGATCACACACGTCAGCGCGGGACGGCGGGAGACGCGTGCCCCGCGGCCCGCTGGCGTGCCTGCACGAGCATCGCGAGTCCGAGCAGACCCAGCGTCACCAGGGTGATGGTCGCCCCGAGCCGCTGGCCGGGAGCGCGGAACGAGAAGGTGACCTGGTGGGTGCCCGCCGTCAGCCGCACGCCCCGCACCGCCACGTTGGCCGGCAGGATGGAGGCGGGCTGCCCATCCACCGTCGCGCTCCAGCCCGAGTAATAGGCGTCGTTGAGGACCAGCGCGGCGGGCTGGGTGGCCTCCACCTCCAGCACGACCTCCTCTGGCGCGTAGCGCACGAAGCGCACCTGGCCGAGCGCTCCCGCGGACTGGGGGGCCTCGACATGCTCCGTGCCGGGAGGACACTCCAGGACCACTTGCTGGCCGGGCGTGAAGGAGCGGGAGAAGAGCTGGGCCCTGGCCGCGTCTTCATCCGGCACGCACACCGGCGTGGCCAGATAGGCGCGCGGCAGCGCCAGGGGATTGCGCAACAGCAGCTCGTTGAAGCGTGGAATCTCGGTGAGGATGACGTCGGGCTTGCCGTTGAGCCGCTGGTACTCCCGCGCCATCACCGTGACGTATTTCACGTGGAAGAGGTCCAGGACCCGGCTCGGAGGAAGATCGAGGGGCGCCTGCTGTATCCCCAGCAAGCTCACGGCCCGCCAGGACACGACGGGAAGATAGGGCCTGGCGCTCTCCAGGTGCCAGAGCGCGGGGGTGTCCGGCCAGAGGGAGTCGAGCATGTTGATGGACTGGATGTCGATGGCGGCGATGCCCTCGATGGCCTCGTGATCCTGGAGTTCCGGCGCCACGCCATAGACGCGGGGCCGGACGACGCCGCTGTCCTGCTCGGCCTCCAGGAGGGTCCCCACCACGTGGGAGGGACTCTCCAGCAGCTCCGGGATGGACACCTGGTACACGTCCCCGTTGGCCAGGTAGAGGATGACGAGCTGGAGCGAGACGAGGGCCCAGGCCCGGAAGGCGGGCGCTCGCACCCGGAGCAGCACGACCCCCATCACCCCGAGCGTCACCCCCGCCACCACGGACGCGAGCAGCACGTTGTCGTGGAGGATGTCCTGGATGTCGGGCCGCGGCGTCTTCCAGAGGGCACCGATCACCCCGTGGGAGAACACCCGCCCGCGCCACTCGGCCAGCGCGAACAGGCCACAGAGCGACGCGAGCACGAACGCGGCCTGGCCCACCCTGCGCGACAGGACGGGCTCGCGCAGCACGGCCCGCAGCCCCGCGCCCGCCCCCAGGGCACAGGCGAACATGAAGTAGGGCAGCAACTTCTCCGGATAGCGGAAGACGTTCCAGACGGGCACCCACCGGTACAGCCAGCCATACAGGGGCAGGTGCCGTCCCATCGACAGCGCCAGCACGAGCAGCGCCAGGGCCGCCACCGTCCACGCCAGGGCCCGACGGCGGTGGACCCAGAGCGCCGCGCCCACCAGGAGCAGCGCGGGCGCGCCCACGTGCACCGAGTTGACCCAGAAGGAATGCATCCCCGTCTGGAACAGCTCATCGGCCATCGCGAACGAGGCCACCGCGTCCGTCTCGGGATTGAGGAAGATGGGGCCGAGCACGAACTCGAGCATCCGGAGGGGATGGAACGAGAAGTAGGTGGCCAGATCCAACGTCGTCGCGGTGGGCCTCGTATCCTCGTGGATGCCGAGCACGGGAGCAATCTGCACCGCCGCCAACAGGGCGGCGAGCACGATGAGCAGCACGGCCCGGGACACCGCGCGCGGCAGGGAGGCACGCTCCGCACGCAGCGGCACGAGCACCAGCACCAGGGCACAGCACAGCGCGAAGCTCTGAGGCTCGCCGCTCAGGAGGATCAGACCCAGCGGGAGCGCGGCGGCGGCGGCGCGGCGGGCGGACGGCTCGCGCAGGAAGCGCTCGGCACCCCACAGCGCCCAGGGGAACGTGGCGGCGGCCATGAGGTAGAGCAGGTTGTTGCTGATGCCCACCAGGTAGCCGCCCAGCGCGTAGGTGATGCCCGACAGCAACGCGCACCCGCGCTCCAGACCCCACTGCCGGGCGAAGCGGTAGGTGCCTCCCAGCGCCGACACATAGGAGCCGAGCGCGATGACCTTGAGCGCCACCCCGAGCGGCAACAGCAGGTAGAGCACGTTGGTGGGGTGGAAGACCCCGGAGATGAGCATGCCCGCGAAGGGCTGACCCAACCCGTTGTAGGGATACCAGGCCGGAAACTCCCCCTGGGACACGCGCTCGGCCCAGTACTGCTTGAGCGGGTAGTAGACGAGCAGGATGTCGCGCGCGATGAAGACGTCCGAACTGAACGTCGCCCGGTGGAAGTAGAGCAGCGGCAGGGCGAGGGTGGCCGCCACCATCGCCAGCCGGGACGCACTCCGTGACATCAGAGGAAGTCGCTGGAGAAGGCGTGGGGCAGCAGTTCCCCGAGTGAGTAGCGCGCCTCGTCTCCCTTGAGGTTGCGGCTGCGCACGGGCAGCTCCCTGGGAGCGAACTCCAACATCACCTGCCGGCACATGCCGCACGGCGGACACGGCGTGGGCGTGTCCACCACGATGGCCACCGCCACCGGACGGCCGCGGCCCTGGGCCACCCCCGCCGCCAGCGCGTTGCGCTCGGCACAGGCGGACAGGCCGTAGGAGGAGTTCTCCACGTTGCAGCCCGTCACCACCTCACCATCCGGGTACAGCACCGCCGCCCCCACCGGGAAGCGTGAATAGGGAGCATGCGCGCGCTCGCGCACCTTCGCCGCCGCCGCGAAGAGATTGTCCCAGGGAATGTCCGTGCTCATGAGCCACCTCGTTGGTTGGACTCCGCCTGCTCCACTTCCTCCAGATACTGGGAGATGCGCCGCTCCACCTCGTCCGACAGGTCCAGGAAGCGCACGTGCGCGGAGGTGCCGCGCGCGCCGTAGCTCACGTTGAGCACCTGGCCCCGGACCTGGAGCTCCTCGCTCGTGCCGGGCAACTTGAAGCGAGCCTCCACCTCGGTCCCCACCGACAGGGCCGCGCCGTGCCAGGCGAAGCCCCCCAGCGAGATATTACCCTCCCGGGAGTCGAACGAGTCCGAGCTACCCGCCTTCCGGATCCGAAAGCGCATCGACACCCGGAGCGAGGACCGGCGCTCATCTCCGGACGATGCACTCATCCTAATCGCTCCAGGATCAACGGCTGGGGCTCGGGTGCCCGAGGTCCACAGGTATAGGCCGCCAACAGTCGCGCCCGCACATCCTCCACCGGCGCCGGGTCATTATAGTGGATGCGCACCAGCGGGTCTCCCTTCTTCACCGGCTCGCCCACCTTGCGCAGCAGGGTGAAGCCCACGGCGGGATCGATGCGGCTGTCCACCCGCTGACGTCCGGCCCCCAGCGCCACCGCCGCCAGGCCCACCGCCTCCGTCTGGATGCCGGTGACGAAGCCCTCCTCGGTCGCCAGCACGTCCACCTGCGAGCGCGCCTGGGGCAGGAGGGAATAATCGTCGATGGCGCGCGGGTCTCCCCCCTGCGCCTGGACGATCTCCTGGAACTTGCGCACCGCGCTGCCGTCCTGCACCGCCCGCTCCAGCTTCTGACGCGCCTCGGCGAGCGAGGCCGCCCGGCCGCCCAGCACCAGCATCTCCGCGGTGAGCGCCAGCGTCACCTCGGTGTAGTCGGCCGGGGCGCGGCCGCGCAGCATCTCCACGGCCTCCACCACCTCCAGCGCGTTGCCCACCGCGCGCCCCAGGGGCTGGTTCATGTCCGTGAGCAGCGCCGTCACCTTGCGGCCCATCTCCGCGCCCACGCCGATCATCGTCCGGGCCAGCAGCCGCGCGTCCTCCACCGTCTTCATGAAGGCGCCGCTGCCCACCTTCACGTCCAGCACCAGCGCGTCGATGCCCTCCGCGAGCTTCTTGCTCATGATGGAGCTGCAGATGAGCGGGATGCAGTCCACCGTGGCCGTCACATCACGCAGCGCGTAGAGCTTCTTGTCCGCGGGGGCCACCGAGGCCGTCTGGCCGATGAGGCAGCAGCCCACCTCGCGCACCAGGCGGCGGTAGTCGCCCACCGGCAGATCCACCTTGAAGCCGGGGATGGACTCCAGCTTGTCCAGCGTCCCTCCCGTATGCCCCAGGCCCCGCCCGGAGATCATCGGCACGGGCACCCCGCAGGCGGCCGCCAGCGGCGCCAGGCTCAACGACACCTTGTCGCCCACCCCTCCCGTGGAGTGCTTGTCCACCTTCACTCCGGGCACGTCCCCGAGGTCCAGCACCTCACCGGACTCGAGCATCGCCCGCGTCCAGGCGCCCAGTTCCACCGCGTCCAGTCCCCGGAAGAAGACCGCCATGCACAGGGCGGACATCTGGTAGTCCGCGACGTCCCCCGAGGTATACGCCTCGATGAACGCCCGGATGTCGCCGGGTTCCAACCGCTTCCCATCCCGCTTGGCCTTGATGAGCTCGTAGGGTCTCACGAGGAAAGGCCATAGCAGGAAGGAGCGCGGGCATGCACCCGGAAGAAAAGCCCGCAGTCCCCCATCCACCAACCGGGACCTCTCCACCATCTGATGATAAAGGAGGGAGGTCTTGATCTCCCTCCGGCACATCCACAAGCGCTTTGGCGCCGTGACCGCCCTGGACGACGTGTCCCTGGACATCGGCACCGGGGAAGTGCTCGCCCTGGTGGGCGAGAACGGCGCGGGCAAGTCCACCCTCATGAACGTCCTCTATGGGCTCTACCACGCGGACGCGGGGGAGGTGCTCATGGAGGGCCAGCCCGTGCGCCTGAAGAGCCCTCGGGACGCCATCGCCCGGGGCATCGGCATGGTGCACCAGCACTTCATGCTCGTGCCCACCCTCACGGTGGCGGAGAACGTGGTGCTCGGCCGCGAGCCCACGCGCTTCGGGCGCCTGGACCAGGAGCGCGCGTGCCAGGAAGTGGCCGCCACGTGCGAGCGCTTCGGCTTCAAGTTGGATCCCCGCGCCCGCGTGGACACGCTCAGCGTGGGCTCGCAGCAGAAGGTGGAGATCGTCAAGGCGCTGCACCGCGGCGCGCAGGTGCTCATCCTCGACGAGCCCACCGCCGTGCTCACCCCCCAGGAGTCGGATGACCTGTTCCGGGTGGCGCGGGGGCTGGCGGCGGGAGGGCGCACGGTCGTCTTCATCAGCCACAAGCTGCGCGAGGTGCTCAGCGTGGCCGAGCGCGTGGTGGTGATGCGGCGCGGCCGGCGCGTGGCCGAGGTGCGCGCCGCGGAGACGCGCCCCGAGGAGCTGGCGGCGCTGATGGTGGGCGAGGCGCGCATGCCCACCTCCGAGGCGCAGGCATACCACCCGCCCACGGGCGAGCGGCTGCTGGAGACGCGCGGGCTGACGGCCCGAGGCGAGGACGACCGGCCCGTGCTCCGGGGCGTGTCGCTGGAGGTCCACGCGGGGGAGATCGTCGGCATCGCCGGAGTGGACGGCAACGGACAGCGCGAGTTCGCCGAGGTGCTCACGGGCCTGCGGAAGCTGGACTCGGGGAGCGGCACGCTCCTGGGTGGAGCGCTCGAGGGCCTGACACCCGCGGAGGCGCGGCGCCGGGGCGTGGGCCACGTGCCCGAGGATCGGCTGTGGCGCGCGGTGGTGAAGGCCATGAGCGTGGAGGAGAACGTGGCGCTGGGGCGGCAGGCCCAGGTGCCCTTCGCGAAGGGGGCCCGGGTGGACTTCGAGGGCCGCCGGGAGCGCACCCAGACGCTGCTGAAGGCCTATGACGTGCGGCCGCCGGATCCGCGGCTGCCCCTGCAGGTGCTCTCCGGCGGCAACCAGCAGAAGGTGGTGGTGGCGCGCGAGCTGGATGCCTCGCCCCGGCTGCTCGTGGTGGTGCAGCCCACGCGTGGCCTGGACATCGGCGCGGTGGCGCAGGTGCAGGCGAAGTTGCGCGAGGCGAGGGACAGAGGCGCCGGCGTGGTGCTCGTCTCGTTGGATCTGGAAGAGGTGCTCGCCCTGGCGGATCGCGTCTACGTCTTCTTCGAGGGCCGCGTGAGCGGCACCTTCACCCGGCCCGAGTTCGACGAGCGGGAGATCGGCCGGCGGATGCTCGGCACCGGACAGGAGGTGGCGCATGGGTGAGAAGCTGCGCTCGGTGCTGCCCTCGGTCTTCTCCGTGCTCCTCGCGCTCGCGGTGTGCTGGTGCTTCATCGCCCTCACGCGCGACGCGCAGACCGCCACCGAGGCCTACTTCCAGATGCTGCGCGGGGGGCTCGGCGACTGGCCGGCCTTCCTCGACGGGGGGCGCGTGGCGCTGCTCACCCGGCCCCTGGGCGAGGCCGCCATCAAGGCGTCCATCCTGCTGCTCACCGGCCTGTCGGTGGCGGTGGCCTTCAAGGTGGGCCTGTTCAACATCGGTGCCCAGGGGCAGATGCTCATGGGCGCGCTGGTGGCGGCGCTGGTGGGCGCGTGGTGGGAGCTGCCCGGGCCGCTGCACGTGCTCGCGGCGCTGCTCATGGCGGGGCTCGCCGGGGGCGCGTGGGCGCTCATCGCCGCCTGGCTCAAGCTCGCCCGGGGCGTGCACGAGGTCATCTCCACCATCATGCTCAACTGGATCGCGGTGAGCCTGGTGGACAACTGGCTCGTGGTGGGTCCGTTGCGCGCCGGGGCGGGCACCTCCCTGTCCACCACCGGAACCCCGGAGATCCTCCCCAGCGCACACCTGCCGCGGCTGCTCGGGGACATCTCCCGGCTGAACCTGGGCTTCCCCCTGGCGCTGGCGGTGGCGCTGGCGCTCTGGGTGTGGCTGTCCTGGCTGCGCACGGGCTTCGAGACGCGCGCGGTGGGACTGGGCGCCGAGGCGGCCCGGGCGGCGGGCATTCCCGTCACCCGGCGCACCGCGGAGGCCATGGGGCTGGCCGGAGGGCTCGCGGGGCTGGCGGGCGCGGTGCTGGTGCTGGGCACCGAGCTGCGCTACCCCGGCACGCTGGGCGCTCCCTACGGCTTCGACGGCATCGCCATCTCCCTCATCGGCAACAGCCACCCGCTCGGGGTGACGCTCTCGGCGCTCTTCTTCGGAGCGCTGCGCGCGGGCGGCACGCGCATGCAGCTGCTCGGCGTGCACAAGAGCTACCCCGAGCTCATCCAGGGCCTGGCCCTGCTCTTCGTCGCGGGCCGGCAGGTGTGGCTCGCCCTGCTGCGCAACCGGCGGCGCGCGCCCCAGGCGTCCGCCCAGGCGGCGCCCGCTCCGGGTCCGGAGGTGCCACGTGCTTGAGGTGTTGGAAGCGCTCCTGTCCTCCACGCTGGAGTACTTCCCGGCGCTGGTCTTCGCCACCCTGGGGGCCACGCTGTGCGAGCGCTCGGGCGTCGTCAACGTGGGCATCGAGGGGATGATGCGCGCGGGGGCCTTCTGCGCCGCGGTGGCCTCCATCTCCATGCCCACCCCCCTGGGGGTGATGATGGGCATGCTCGCGGGCGCGGGCATGGCGGCCGTGCACGGCGCCCTGTGCATCCACTGGCGCTCG
Above is a window of Cystobacter fuscus DNA encoding:
- a CDS encoding ABC transporter substrate-binding protein codes for the protein MALRRGPGLIPFLVLCALGAAWLLASPLGYLDRLQARFFPAAKDAVRLSPGDFPAGVTAPMADLASVPLRPTLIGFTARGSAAALLLATGGASTLDNPAPPPGAAQGVLKTAYAMDARAVVFANEDELRQALSVGAEHGGVDLAVLSVDRLAAWLPALRDAAPRTVLLVGRSRGQEALAAVGVTELAQLRGKRLGVYPSGSSSYFALWVLSRAGLRMSDVRWVDLPSTLDAGRALREGRADAVAGLWGDVELAARDRGGQVLATTADAPHLVASVLVARGDYAARYPDALRRIIRGLLDAGQSVAKDPAPAARLLGEVAPYLGDPSEAIRSAPPATLADNRAFFGLSGEAPVTYDELFQSASALYQKIRRTAKAPPAEDTRDLGALKYVSEARGP
- a CDS encoding PspA/IM30 family protein, whose product is MWQRFKRAMRSFAGFFVSSIEDPELILEQNIRDLNDQVPKMNESIAMVRANLTLLEKENAKYQQDIRDLTAKVKAAIQAGRDDLAAQYASKLQIEKGALERNEQQLATAKQAYEKSLSLKKSFMREKERKTQEAMTAIRDARRAQWQSKVADAMESFTVAGIDQTHGEMLRKVQEKAAVNEARMQMALDSVDHQAVQIEEDAEALQAMDLVKQMKMEMGLDSPAPVSDVSAGPEKTIGKKVEIK
- a CDS encoding 5'-deoxyadenosine deaminase; its protein translation is MNRGNTPRTVDLLLTNGTVVTMNREREVLVEADILIQEGRIARVGRGPRPRGTGLRVLDVKGQVVLPGFVHGHLHACQTLFRNRADGLELLDWLRERIWPFEAAHDPDSMRASADLTFAELIRSGSTAALDMGSVRHYDAVFESARDCGFRLTGGKAMMDAPDVPPGLAESTEDSLAESLALLERWHGTHGGRLRYALTPRFVLSCTEKLLREVGRLAREKGVRIHTHASENRTECDVVRQLTGRDNVEWFHEVGLTGPHLTLAHCVWLSEVERRLLRDTGTVVCHCPGSNLKLASGIALVPELLDEGVSVCLGADGAACNNNLDMFVEMRLAALLHNPRVGPRGMPAERVLEMATLGGARALGLEAELGSLEVGKRADVTVVDLSGLHALPSDPADVLSPLVYAARASDVVHVVIDGRLVLKDRALLTLDAAAVAANARRHSARLTARARPPSRARPVARAR
- a CDS encoding YfhO family protein encodes the protein MSRSASRLAMVAATLALPLLYFHRATFSSDVFIARDILLVYYPLKQYWAERVSQGEFPAWYPYNGLGQPFAGMLISGVFHPTNVLYLLLPLGVALKVIALGSYVSALGGTYRFARQWGLERGCALLSGITYALGGYLVGISNNLLYLMAAATFPWALWGAERFLREPSARRAAAAALPLGLILLSGEPQSFALCCALVLVLVPLRAERASLPRAVSRAVLLIVLAALLAAVQIAPVLGIHEDTRPTATTLDLATYFSFHPLRMLEFVLGPIFLNPETDAVASFAMADELFQTGMHSFWVNSVHVGAPALLLVGAALWVHRRRALAWTVAALALLVLALSMGRHLPLYGWLYRWVPVWNVFRYPEKLLPYFMFACALGAGAGLRAVLREPVLSRRVGQAAFVLASLCGLFALAEWRGRVFSHGVIGALWKTPRPDIQDILHDNVLLASVVAGVTLGVMGVVLLRVRAPAFRAWALVSLQLVILYLANGDVYQVSIPELLESPSHVVGTLLEAEQDSGVVRPRVYGVAPELQDHEAIEGIAAIDIQSINMLDSLWPDTPALWHLESARPYLPVVSWRAVSLLGIQQAPLDLPPSRVLDLFHVKYVTVMAREYQRLNGKPDVILTEIPRFNELLLRNPLALPRAYLATPVCVPDEDAARAQLFSRSFTPGQQVVLECPPGTEHVEAPQSAGALGQVRFVRYAPEEVVLEVEATQPAALVLNDAYYSGWSATVDGQPASILPANVAVRGVRLTAGTHQVTFSFRAPGQRLGATITLVTLGLLGLAMLVQARQRAAGHASPAVPR
- a CDS encoding cytidine deaminase produces the protein MSTDIPWDNLFAAAAKVRERAHAPYSRFPVGAAVLYPDGEVVTGCNVENSSYGLSACAERNALAAGVAQGRGRPVAVAIVVDTPTPCPPCGMCRQVMLEFAPRELPVRSRNLKGDEARYSLGELLPHAFSSDFL
- a CDS encoding PilZ domain-containing protein gives rise to the protein MSASSGDERRSSLRVSMRFRIRKAGSSDSFDSREGNISLGGFAWHGAALSVGTEVEARFKLPGTSEELQVRGQVLNVSYGARGTSAHVRFLDLSDEVERRISQYLEEVEQAESNQRGGS
- a CDS encoding thymidine phosphorylase is translated as MRPYELIKAKRDGKRLEPGDIRAFIEAYTSGDVADYQMSALCMAVFFRGLDAVELGAWTRAMLESGEVLDLGDVPGVKVDKHSTGGVGDKVSLSLAPLAAACGVPVPMISGRGLGHTGGTLDKLESIPGFKVDLPVGDYRRLVREVGCCLIGQTASVAPADKKLYALRDVTATVDCIPLICSSIMSKKLAEGIDALVLDVKVGSGAFMKTVEDARLLARTMIGVGAEMGRKVTALLTDMNQPLGRAVGNALEVVEAVEMLRGRAPADYTEVTLALTAEMLVLGGRAASLAEARQKLERAVQDGSAVRKFQEIVQAQGGDPRAIDDYSLLPQARSQVDVLATEEGFVTGIQTEAVGLAAVALGAGRQRVDSRIDPAVGFTLLRKVGEPVKKGDPLVRIHYNDPAPVEDVRARLLAAYTCGPRAPEPQPLILERLG
- a CDS encoding ABC transporter ATP-binding protein — translated: MSLDIGTGEVLALVGENGAGKSTLMNVLYGLYHADAGEVLMEGQPVRLKSPRDAIARGIGMVHQHFMLVPTLTVAENVVLGREPTRFGRLDQERACQEVAATCERFGFKLDPRARVDTLSVGSQQKVEIVKALHRGAQVLILDEPTAVLTPQESDDLFRVARGLAAGGRTVVFISHKLREVLSVAERVVVMRRGRRVAEVRAAETRPEELAALMVGEARMPTSEAQAYHPPTGERLLETRGLTARGEDDRPVLRGVSLEVHAGEIVGIAGVDGNGQREFAEVLTGLRKLDSGSGTLLGGALEGLTPAEARRRGVGHVPEDRLWRAVVKAMSVEENVALGRQAQVPFAKGARVDFEGRRERTQTLLKAYDVRPPDPRLPLQVLSGGNQQKVVVARELDASPRLLVVVQPTRGLDIGAVAQVQAKLREARDRGAGVVLVSLDLEEVLALADRVYVFFEGRVSGTFTRPEFDEREIGRRMLGTGQEVAHG
- a CDS encoding ABC transporter permease, with product MGEKLRSVLPSVFSVLLALAVCWCFIALTRDAQTATEAYFQMLRGGLGDWPAFLDGGRVALLTRPLGEAAIKASILLLTGLSVAVAFKVGLFNIGAQGQMLMGALVAALVGAWWELPGPLHVLAALLMAGLAGGAWALIAAWLKLARGVHEVISTIMLNWIAVSLVDNWLVVGPLRAGAGTSLSTTGTPEILPSAHLPRLLGDISRLNLGFPLALAVALALWVWLSWLRTGFETRAVGLGAEAARAAGIPVTRRTAEAMGLAGGLAGLAGAVLVLGTELRYPGTLGAPYGFDGIAISLIGNSHPLGVTLSALFFGALRAGGTRMQLLGVHKSYPELIQGLALLFVAGRQVWLALLRNRRRAPQASAQAAPAPGPEVPRA